From the Brachyspira intermedia PWS/A genome, the window TATGTTGCATCCTGTAAATCCTATTACATCGTTAAACATATCTGTCTTTTCATAATTTTTATTGAGTAATACGAAAGTACTTTCAGAAATACTTTTCATTAATTCTTCATAATTTGTATTATATTTTGTACTTTCATATATGTTTTTATAATTTTCATTATTTTCAGATATATTGCCTATTACATTTATTCTTATCATAAGCCCAAGTCTCACTAATATTTCTCCAAGTAAACTTGCAGCTTTACAAGTAAATTTATCTCTGTTTTCTTCTATTTCTAGTTCTATGATTAAATTTTTTATATTTTCAACTCTTTTATATTCGTTTATAGATAATATATTTTCAAGTATAGCTTCCTGATATTTTTGAGTATTTTCTATAGGATCTTTACAGTTTGTGAAAATAGAATAGAAATAATCCTTACTATTTAATTCATTTGGACTTACAAAAAATTCTATCATATCCAAATAAGATTTATATATATAATATTGAGCCCCAGCAAATAATGGATTTTCTTTTAAATTATTATTGAATAAATAATCTATTTTATTATATGGTATAACATTAACCACACCATTTTCATTTTTAGAAATAATTTCTATTTTATCTTTTAGTATTACTTCCTTATAATCTTTTATTTTTTCTAATGGTATTGTTACATAGTTATCTAAATTAATTTCCATTTAATTACCTACGCTAGTTATTATTGTTATAATTATACATTTATAAAATAATAAAACAAATATTTTAGTTAAAAAATTTGGAAAATATAAAAAATTATTATATTATAACAGTATTAATAATAAAAGTTGGAGAAGCAATGTATAATTATATATACACCCAAGAAGATTTTAGTATATTAAATAGTTATAAAAATATTTCTATATCCTTAGGAAAGTATCTTGGGGATAATGTAGAAATAGTGATATATTCTTTTGAAAATGAGGATTGTCCTATAGTTTTTATGGTTAATGAATATATGCATAATAAAAGTATTGGTGATGCTATTTCCGATAAAGACAGAAGCATATTAAATGAGATACTAGATAAAAATAATAATAAATTTTTTAAAAATAATTTTATTGAAACTGTTACAGGAGAATGTCATAAAATAAATTATACAGTTATAGAGAATTCTAACGGTATTCCTATAGCTATGATGGTTATAAGTTGGAAATTTGATATTTCTCTTGTTAATACATTAAAAGTATTTATACCTGATAATATTAGTTCTGATGTAAAAGAAAGTAAAAATAGTAAATCAGAAGATATTATTATAGAGGCTCTTAAAAAAGTTATAGGAACTGTTGATAAAGATGAAGTAGGGCCTTCTGTTTATAATAAAACAATAATAAAAAAATTATATGCTCAGGGTATATTTGAGTTTAAAGAATCTGTTCAATTAGTAGCGAATTATTTGAATATTTCACATCATACAGTATACTTACATCTTAGAAGTATAAAAAGAAGTAAAAAAAATAACAAATAATTTTTATTAATAATAAAAAATTGTTAAATATTTTAGGCATATTAAATTAATTAATATGCCTAAAATTTTATTTGCGATAAAAAATTTTTTAATTATTAGAATGAGGGTGAAATTTATTGTATACTTCAAATAGTCTTGAATTTGTAACATGAGTATATCTTTGAGTTGTAGCTATAGTTTCATGTCCTAA encodes:
- a CDS encoding helix-turn-helix domain-containing protein, whose translation is MYNYIYTQEDFSILNSYKNISISLGKYLGDNVEIVIYSFENEDCPIVFMVNEYMHNKSIGDAISDKDRSILNEILDKNNNKFFKNNFIETVTGECHKINYTVIENSNGIPIAMMVISWKFDISLVNTLKVFIPDNISSDVKESKNSKSEDIIIEALKKVIGTVDKDEVGPSVYNKTIIKKLYAQGIFEFKESVQLVANYLNISHHTVYLHLRSIKRSKKNNK